One genomic window of Arvicola amphibius chromosome 4, mArvAmp1.2, whole genome shotgun sequence includes the following:
- the Fam234a gene encoding protein FAM234A: MGDNKDLEAEIHPLKNEDRKAQENLGNQSKSETLKSKPRQSPMSRCRTVAFFLSLFICLFVVFVVSFIIPCPDRPSSQGTWRLDYNAAVPYDFLATGDVNRDKIQDVLFLYKNTNSSNNLTRSCADEGFSTPCAFVAAVSGANGSVLWERPVAQDVALVKCALPQASDSEVSSACVLVGRLGSFISVSLFTGETLWNHSSNLGGNASVLSPLLQVPDVDGDGAPDLLILAREGHEVSGAIYSGSTGYQIGHRDSLGVDGDGGALLHVTRTGAHYILLPCASALCGVSVKGLYERVTGRDGQFKEDSYWENMLNSSAHRRLLPSSGAVRYLMNVPGKAGQDVLLVSSEACMLLDGQDLMPRWTLGATQVLRKPILGHYKPDTLAVVIENGTSIDRQILLLDLSTGSMLWSQHLPSLPGGPPSTSLMTADHRSAFFFWGLHELVSADEMGPQDMQHSLYMFHPTLPGILLELTNVTANIVAFDAILFEPSRHAAYVLLTGPASSDMPGLVSVTKHKVRDLVPGSRVVHLGDGSSDSDQAVRDRFSRLRYRSEV, from the exons ATGGGCGATAACAAGGATCTAGAAGCTGAAATCCACCCCTTGAAGAATGAGGACAGAAAAGCACAGGAAAACCTGGGAAACCAATCAAAAAGCGAGACCTTAAAGAGCAAGCCTCGGCAGTCCCCCATGTCCCGATGCCGCACGGtggcatttttcctttccttgtttatCTGTCTCTTCGTGGTGTTTGTCGTCTCTTTCATCATCCCATGTCCAGACCGGCCCTCGTCTCAGGGAACGTGGAGGCTTGACTACAACGCTGCAG TCCCCTATGACTTTCTGGCTACCGGAGACGTAAACAGGGACAAGATCCAGGATGttctctttctttataaaaacacCAACAGCAGTAATAATCTCACCAGATCCTGTGCCGATGAAG GCTTTTCCACTCCTTGTGCCTTTGTGGCTGCTGTGTCAGGGGCCAATGGCAGCGTGCTCTGGGAGAGACCTGTGGCCCAAGATGTCGCCCTTGTAAAGTGTGCCCTGCCCCAAGCGTCGGACAGTGAGGTGTCTTCTGCCTGTGTCCTTGTGGGAAGACTTGGTTCTTTCATCTCAGTCAGCTTATTCACAG GGGAAACCCTGTGGAACCACTCCAGCAATTTGGGTGGGAATGCTTCTGTATTGAGCCCCCTGCTCCAGGTGCCCGATGTTGATGGTGACGGCGCCCCAGACCTACTGATCCTCGCTCGGGAGGGGCACGAG GTCAGTGGGGCTATCTATTCAGGCAGCACCGGGTACCAGATTGGCCACAGAGACAGCCTGGGTGTGGATGGAGACGGTGGCGCCCTCCTCCACGTGACCAGAACGGGAGCTCACTATATTCTCCTGCCTTGTG caagtgctctctgCGGCGTTTCTGTGAAGGGTCTCTATGAGAGAGTCACTGGGAGAGATGGCCAGTTTAAGGAAGACTCCTACTGGGAGAATATGCTTAATAGCTCTGCCCACCGGAGGCTTCTGCCCAG CTCTGGAGCAGTTCGCTACCTGATGAATGTCCCAGGGAAAGCTGGCCAAGACGTGCTCCTTGTGAGCTCTGAGGCCTGTATGCTGCTGGATGGACAAGATCTGATGCCCAGGTGGACCCTTGGTGCAACTCAGGTTCTGAG AAAACCCATCCTTGGCCACTACAAACCAGACACTTTGGCTGTGGTCATTGAAAATGGAACCAGTATTGATAGACAG atcCTACTTCTGGACCTCAGTACTGGGTCTATGCTGTGGAGCCAGCACCTCCCAAGCCTGCCTGGGGGCCCACCATCCACAAGCCTGATGACAGCAGACCACCGCTCAGCCTTCTTCTTCTGGGGCCTTCATGAGCTTGTCAGCGCCGATGAGATG GGTCCCCAAGACATGCAGCACAGCCTGTACATGTTCCACCCCACCCTGCCTGGCATCCTGCTGGAGCTCACCAATGTGACTGCCAACATCGTGGCCTTTGATG CCATCCTGTTCGAGCCAAGTCGCCATGCTGCCTATGTGCTCCTGACGGGCCCAGCAAGCTCAGATATGCCTGGCCTGGTCTCTGTGACCAAACACAAAGTGCGAGACCTCGTTCCTGGCAGCAGAGTGGTCCACCTAGGCGACGGCAGCTCAGACAGCGACCAGGCTGTCCGTGACCGATTCTCCCGCCTGCGGTACCGAAGTGAGGTGTAG